The window AAAGGTTGtcagtcatttttgttttatacctTCAGATATTCACTGGAATGgcagaagatgaaagagaagCCATGATTGTCACATAATTCAATAAGattacagaagatatttttttaataaaatgtggTGAGACCACTGACCAAGTCAGAaggctgggcagtgctgcagggggATGACCGTACAATACTGTACAGGAGAGAGAAGAACCACTTGCAGAGAGAGAAGGCagggatggttggactggatgatcttggaggtcttttccaaccttgttgATTCTGTGATCTGGAAATTTTATCAATCTCAGTATCTAATTATAGGAGTTGAGTCTTGGAAACCTAACGGTCTGTCTAAACTCTGAAGAAGCTTTCTAAGCATCAGAGCTTACATTCTCACGaaacaaacagtaattaaaaaataatctgctaATTTTGTTAAGAGAACGGTTTGCTGTCAGGAAAAATTCTCCCAGTATAAACTTTTACGTTGCCAAACCATGCAGACACAGCAAAGTTTGCATTGGTATGGAAACAAAGCTAAAGATGGCTTATGCTGTGAAAAACAACTTGCAAGTGGCTGTGAAAAGTTTATAAGAATAATACCTTTTTGGTTGGTCTTGAAAGACATGCTGTAACACAAGCATCTTGGGTCAgaagtttttttatttaacttttcaCTCAGGCAAGATACTTTGATCTCTATTCTTACAAGTCTGATATCAAAAGTTACCAGCATACATATATGACCCATACAGGTAGAGAGAAGTCTGTTAGTACAGAATTACACTTCTATCAAATGCTTTAAGAGAAACAAAGTCCCTTCCATGCCAATCTGAACAAAGAACTTCTTAGGATAGAATATAGATCATACTGTGTTTTCTATTAATCTAGTTATTCAGAGAAGAGTTTAAAAATCTAGTACCTAGTGTTTAAACAAAACATACTTTATACATTTGGCTAAGCTGAAATATCATACCTTGCCAAATAAAAAACTGCTTTCTAACCATAGTTTCCCTAGCAGCTCTGCAGGTATGTAAGGCATGCGGTTCATTTCCTGCCAAGGCTGAGAAAAATGGGTAGGTCTGAGACAATATTGCTACTGTGCTCGAAAAAGTTCTAATGCTGTAGCTGACAGTGTTATATGTATGTTGACTCTTGGTCTCCTTGAAAATTTCCCAGGTACAACTTTGGGGCTGACTCCACTTTAGCTGTCAATGTCTTCAGAGGACTCAATGGAAGAGTGGATGGGACTTTCCAGAGCGTTACAGTCATCAGTAAGGAACGCCAGGTCCTGGAGAAACAAAATAGATGGCTGATGTTATAAGAAGGAAGACAGAGGATAATGCAAATGTGAGAAAGTCAGGCCCTGATTCACTTTTGCTGAAGTCAGGAGGCAGGGTAAAGTTGGAGGGAGCTGAATGCTGTGTCCCTGTTGGTTCATCCTGACTCACCCTTCTGCAGTAGGAGATCATAATAGTGTACAGGCTCCGGgctttttccttcagctcaCTCACTTCCAGCACTCTCTCACATCTGGGGTAAGCCACAAAGTCACGGAGTTTTGTCAGCACACAGTAATTCTGCAAAGCATGCAAAAGAAGCATTTGTAACAGTGCACAAATGCAGATTTATGTCCCCTTCCACCACTCAACAAAATTCTTACTGCCTCTGTGGGAACCCTGAATTCCTACCTCTGTGTCTGCGTGATTTATGTAACCTTTAGTGTGGGAAATTAACCTTCAATATGTCATAACAAAGGCATTTGGAGCAAATAAGTGCTCAAAAAGTTTTGCAGGCGCAGTCCTGGTTTGCCAGCTTCCTTTCCATATGCTTTGGGAGCTGCCAGTGCCAAAACAATAAAACCTGCTCCTGTCGTTGGTGGGGCTACATACAAAAAAGTGCACTGTTGCTCTTTTAAGAGAGTGCCTTGTTTTGCTGGTGAACAAGATAATCAAGGTTTTATGACACAATTTCGCTATTCCCACACAAAAGGCAGTGACTTTTTCTGGGTCATTTTATCTCGTAATttgcattattaaaataaagcatggaaaatattaattccACAGCATCTTAGTACAGCAGATAGATAAATACTCCAACTCTTGTTATAAAGCAAGGGAAACAGATGCACTAGGATCAGACAGCGTGGTCTCTGCAGTGAGGAAAGGCACTAGCAGCTCTGGAGTTAGGATCTGAAGGAACCTGACTTGCAAGACCTGACAGTGCAATTGCTTCCAGCCGAATGTGTCAGGCATTTTTCATTGattgggtattttttttctttttttactttttagttATTCAGAGGAACactgagaacagcagcaaggTATGTCAGATATCCCAGATATAACATACACGTGCAGGAGactatttcttctttgttggGAGATGACTACTACAGTCTTTTCTCTGTATTCCATAACctcaagaatatttttcctttttggtttcAACAAATGGTTatttaaagcaggaaaagccAGCAAGATGTCCCTGCACTTATTTTAGTTAAAACTGTAGTGCCAGAACCCACACACGATATAAAATAAAGTAGGTTTACTGAACAAAGAAAttatattctgcatttttttcttttaaactattATTCAAAGTGTTGTGCATACTTGGCTTCTGTCACACTAAACAATGTAGAAATGGCAATCActtcaaaacactgttttcctcaGATTTGAATTCGTAAGCAAGTAAAATCTCAGAAGTTCCATAGGGATTTTAGTAAGATTCAAagtgagatttatttttttcagtcacttaTCTTTCTAGTtaattaagcttttaaaaattagtttcaAACTGCTCTTCTGGGGTTACAGTCTTAAGAGTTATGCTCTCTTTTCAGTGGCTGCTTCTCCTGCACAGCAGGAAGAAGGCAGTGTAAAAACTTACGTGGATGTCCAAGTACAGCCTGGGCAGCGTCTCCACACATGGGTCCTgcaggaaagaataaagaacagttgcaattttgttttgaaagcaacGTGTATCAAAAGCAAGCAACCTGTGATGTCTTTGTAGGAGTTCTCAGGTTGACTCACCTTAGCCTTGGAGGTCTGCAGCTCCTTGAAGGACTCAGTGATTTCTTTGCTCAGAGATAACACCCTGGAGTAGCAAGTTGGAGGAGCTGCTCTGGCtagcagggctgcagagagcagagcaagcaGGCTCAGCAGCATCTTTGTCCAGGGGAGGaagcaaggaggaaaagaatcCTGTCTGCCTGGGCAGCTCCTGCTAAGCGTCAGTGGGTGAGTTTGACAAGTCAACCCCCAGTTAAATAGTCTGCATcagtgagggggaaaaaaaaagtctggggGTGGTCCGAGGAGCAGCTTACTGCTGGTTTAAATTTCCTGCCAACCTATGAGGCAGGACTGCTAGCACTTTCCTGCCCCGGagcagggaaaagagggaaCAAGGATAACAAAAACATGGACTGCTGGCATGCTgcattccagaaagaaaaccactgaGTGAGCTCCTcaagcaaaaggagaaagtgTAAGAAATAGTACACGGTTATCAAAGGGCCAGAGGCCCTGATCTTGTGTATGTTTTTGCACATAAGcttctttcttgaaaaagtAATATACAACTTGAGGACTGCAAACATGTAGAGAGTCatcctcccagcactgcagtctTATGCTGACAGCACTAATCAGACTTAGCAGGCCTGAAAGGTTACTGCTATAAAGGAAACCTCTGATTCTGTATCATTTCCTCTTTTCGACCTATGCTGACACTCACTATTTCTAAATCAAAGCAATAGTGCTTGAAGTGGCTACCAGGGGAGATCTATATATTTACACATTTGTGGTCTCAAATAGAATTAATTCATCTCTATATGGCTGTCGTAAATGTATAAACACcgttttgctttctgtgttagATTTATGAGGCTCTGTTCCTTTATTAGATTCCAGATGGAACTGAGACATCCAGATGCTGGGAAGCAGGCATGGGGCTGAACATATGTTGTTAGATGTTAATTGTCCTGTAAAATGGAAGTGCTTTTGACCGAAGAACTGCTTATTTCACAAGTTAccctcccaccccccaaaaGAGTCAGTAAAACCCACCACCTTTCAAATTCAGGTTCTAGCTTGGTATTTACCAAAATAGGAAAGGATCTGATGGAGGTTACAGTCCACCTGCCATTTAAATATACTGGGAAGTCTCATCTGAAgatgagagaagggaaaatgacagaatatctgtaaaataaaaggagCTTCCTATCAGtcattttggagagaaaacCAGAGTcttgggaaaaagaagaattctgtattttgtggAGGATTCTGACTTGAATCTACCCAAATACCTggaagaaacaaggaaacagaGTTGCATTGTATTGTCTTGTTatatatttctttgcttttacgAAAAATGATTTGTTAGTAACATCACGTGCTCCTGAAAGGTAATGTGATAAATACCCTGTgtggaaagaaacatttcaacTGTTGGGAGTCCCAGCAGTGGGCCTTTAGGGCTGCCTTTGGAAAATGGGCTggtaggttttatttttaggtttcATTTTAGGAAGGGAGTTGCTTAGGCAAGTGAATGAAGAATCCAGAAGAAACTGGACGACATTCTACCTTTGAAAATAAGGAGGCCAACAGCAGTTGGATTGCAGACCTAAACAAAGCTACTTCATGCATATCCAGGGAAAGGATGCTTCTTTGTGTGAGCTTTGCCAGTAAAGAAGCAGGCTCTTAATAACCATCTCATTACTGTAAACAGTAGCTGAGAGTAGCAGTGAAATATTATCCTTCCATCACGTTCTTGTTTGGCAAACTGCTAAAATGCAGCTGCTCTGACAGAAGAGCAGATTTCTGAACAGTGCAAATGTTCTCTCCATACAAGATATGAGCAACACAACTGCTGCTAAGAATGTCTTCAATATtaagcatttcctttttatttatttatttatttatttatttatttattttagtgagAACATTATTGTCTTTTGTGATACTTTACCTATACTATGCTTGGTGATGACTCCATTTCAAACCACAGTGAAACACTGGATCATGGTCTAAAAGAAAGCTGTCTGAGTGCCTGTGACAAGTTGGGCCAGTAAAGTAACTCTCCATGTCCTGTGTCTGGGCCAGATTGAGGCAGCTGAAAGCTATTTAAAAGTCCCTCTTTTTAGGATGGGCCAATATAAAAGGTTTCAGCAGTGATTTGGAATTACATTATAAACTGAGCTGTACTTAGGCTGCCTAGGGTGAGAGACGCAAGTGTGTAGCATCCTATGGCCTAATACAAAGC of the Numida meleagris isolate 19003 breed g44 Domestic line chromosome 4, NumMel1.0, whole genome shotgun sequence genome contains:
- the CYTL1 gene encoding cytokine-like protein 1, with translation MLLSLLALLSAALLARAAPPTCYSRVLSLSKEITESFKELQTSKAKDPCVETLPRLYLDIHNYCVLTKLRDFVAYPRCERVLEVSELKEKARSLYTIMISYCRRDLAFLTDDCNALESPIHSSIESSEDIDS